The genomic segment GACCACCGTCCCTGAACGACGTGTTTCTGGAATTAACTGGCAAAGCATTGCGTGACTGAATATTGATGGCCGTTACCAAGTATAAATGAGGAGGGTTGTACCGTGTGGACTACTGTGCTGACCACTATTAAGGTCAATCTGCGTGAAAAAATCAATGTATTTTGGCTCTTTGCATTCCCTATCATTTTGTCGAGCTTGTTTGTTGGTATGTTCAGCGGTTTAGGCGGAGATGAGATTACGCCACAACGCATAGCAATCGTTCAAGATTCCAATTGGAGTCATACATATGGTGCCCAAAGTTTCGTCGACACGCTCTCAGATACTCAGAGCAGCAATACTAGCAGCTCAAAACAAACACTGCTCTCCCCTGTTAATGTCAGTTCAGTCGATCAAGCGACAACATTAGTGAAGGAACGCAAAGTTGACGGGTACCTATATGCAAACACCAATGGAAAACTAGCAATCGGCGTTTTGGACGTTGTTGTGGCTGACGCTACTAATTCCATTTCCACCACAAGTTCAGGCATCACTCTGACGGCATTGCGTAGCGTTATCACGCAATTCAACCAGAATACGTCTATTGCCACCGCAATGGCGGATAGCAATACGCACCAGGCTCGAAACGGTGCTTCATCAGTAAGCGCATCTGATTCAACAGCGTCATATAGTTACACCAAAGATCGCACACTCACCCATTTCGCACCTGATCCTTTCGCGCGATATTATTACGCCCTGCTAGGTATGACCTGCCTGATGTCTATGAGTTACGCAGTGATATCAATTACCTTGTCGCAAGCGAATCTTTCAGCGCTGGGTGCACGTCGCTCAATTGCACCGTTGTCGAAATGGAAACAACTTCTGGCAACGTTCTGCGCAAGTTGTTTCGCTTCATTTTTGAGCCTCTTAACAGCTTTCCTCTACATCAGATACGTGTGTGGCATATCTGCAGGAGGTCGCGAAGCATTGGCAATCATTGCCCTGATAATCTCATCATTTGTTGCTACTGCACTCGGACTACTCATCGGAGTACTTCCTCGCCTCTCACAAGGCATGAAAATTGGTATCAGCACTGCTATGGCCTGTATCGGCGCATTATTTGCTGGCCTATACGGTCAGTACGCCATGAATGTCAGCGATGCTATCAGCAGGAATTTCCCAGTACTACACATATTTAATCCTGTGAAGCAGGTATCAGAGTTGTTTTACGACTTGTTGTATTACGACAGTTACCAACCCTTCTTACGCACGAGCGGCATCATTATGGTAATGAGTATCGTGTGTTTAGCTGCCGCTGTCACACTGATGAGGAGACAACGCTATGAACACCTGTAAAGCGGCAATGCGCATAATGTGGAGACACAAACTCTACTTGTTGATTTATATGGTCGGACTGGGATCACTCATGCTAGTGATGGGATCTTCAGCTATTACCTCTGCCAGCACACCAGTCGATGCGTCAACAAGTTTTGAACAGACCCGCCCTAGAATAGCAGTCATCGACACAGACGGCGGGAAACTTGGAGAAGGACTTCGTCAACGCCTAGCTACGAGCAGTAAAATCGTGACACTATCAGAAGATAAGCAAAGCTTACAAGATGCCGTTGCACGAAATGACGTTGATTTGATAGTGGTGATTCCACATGGCTATTCTCAGCGATTTGAACAATCAGCTACAACTGGCGACCAACCACCGAGTGTAGAGAGTACCGTAAGCTACACATCTGGTTTAGGATCTTTAGCAAAAATCGACGTTGATGGCTATTTCACACAAGTGCGCAATGTCTTACATGCTCAGCAGCATCAAGACTTGGATAATGCAGTAGATATTACCCTCGAGCACACTTCCAGCACTGAAGACAACGCTGACATTCAGGTAGTGAAAAGCAACACTCAATCCAGTCGATTATTAGCAAATGGCTTTGGCTTGGTAATGAAGCTGTCTATTTATCCGCTATTCACAGCCCTGACAGTGTGCGTATCATTGCTCATTGGCATCTTTAATACGGTAGAAACCAAAAGACGCATAACAGCATCTCCGGTGAAATCCTATGCCCTTGACAGTCAACAACTACTCGCGAGCTTGATTATCGGACTCGTGTGCTGGCTGTTCTATACCTTCGCCACCGTTGCGCTAACGATGCCTCACAATCCTGGATTCTCAGTACTGAGCATCTCTGAAATGAGCTTACCGATTATTACTCTGCTGGTATTTACCTTTGTTGCCATTGCCTTTGGGTATATGCTAGGGCAATTCAGTATTTCAAGTTCAGCTGCGAATGGCGTATCAGTAGTAATGGGCATGGTGCTGATGTTCACCTCTGGGGCCGCCTTCGACCCATCTGTTATGCCAAAAGTGATGATTATGGTCGGTAAACTTACGCCAGGCTGGTGGTTCTCTGCATCCATAGACCATGCATTAGGAATTTCGACTGCATCGTCCTCTGGCTACGATATCTATGGTTGGCTCCAATCGCTTGGCGTAATGGCAACATTCGGACTAGCCTTCCTCTGCATAGGTCTAGCCATCGGACGCTTCAAAGTCAGCCATCCGGTAAACCAGACTCAGAAAACTACCCGATTAACAGAACTAGGCTGAAGCGCAGTCTCTTAAAAGGGTCGCAGCACAATCAGATTCGATTACATCCGAAATGCGTCGTCACAGTTTAAGCTATCTGATAGCTAAAGCTGCAACAGGCCGCGGAGCGATAAGCACTTCAGCACCTGGTACAAGACCAGGAATCATTTCACTAGCGGATAGTTGCACCACCACAAGCTCGGTAGGCTTAATAGTATTGTGCTCTACGTGCAGATCACAGGTAACCCGTATCACAGCTCCAAGGAACTGGATATCTGTGACTCTCGCAGGAGCACCATGCATTTGGTGTTCGACTGCTTCGACCTTAAGTGACAAGGCCAAACTCTCCGGTCTCACCAGAACGATCACTGCATCGGATGATGCATCATCATTCAGTGGTTGAACAAGAGGCACACGCTGTCCAAATACCATCGCTTCACCACCACCGTTGCACAATTGGCCAGGCAAACGATTAGTTAAGCCTATGAATGTCGCCACAAATTCGCTACGCGGTGACTGATACAGCTGCTGAGGAGCATCAATCTGTTCAATACGGCCAGCATTCATTACGCCAACGCGATCTGCCACCGCAAGGGCTTCCTCCTGATCGTGTGTGACAAAGAGCGTAGTTGTGCCAGTTTCTAACTGAATTCTGCGAATTTCTTCACGCAGCGAGACACGAACTTTAGCATCAAGCGCAGAAAGCGGCTCATCCAGCAACAATACTTTAGGGGATATAGCCAGAGCTCTAGCCAAAGCGACTCGCTGTTGCTGACCACCTGACATCTGGTGTGTATATTTGCTGCTCTGGTCTCCCAGACCAACTAAATCCAACATCTCGCCAGCTTTGCTCCGACACTGCGACTTCGTCATACCACGAACTTGAAGTCCAAAAGCGACATTTTGTAAAGCGGTCATATGAGGAAATAACGAATACGCCTGAAACACCATCGCCATGTCGCGCTTATTCGTTGGAACTCCAGTCACATCACGGCCACCGACAACAATACGTCCCGAGTCTATATCTTCCAAACCTGCCAAAGAGCGCAAAGCTGTGGTCTTACCGCAACCCGAACGTCCAAGTAGCACCACCATCTCGCCAGGCCTGATATCGAGGTTGAAATGTTGAAGTGCTGTGACTCCTGAGTATGCTTTGGACACTTGCTGCAGCTGCACTCCTCCACCTACAGCATCTGATTGTTCCAACACCTGTACTGCCTCACGAATAGTTTCAGTTCCTCTACGCGAGACGACATTGTCATGTTCTTGACTCAGCAAAGGTGTTTGTTGCGTCGATGACAACATGTCATCAGACTGCTTGTTCATTATTGTCATAAGCTATGCATTCCTCCGTCGTTGTATAGAGTCCGCGATGATGTCGAGCACCACCAGCAGCACCACACCGAATACCAAAGCTAACAACGCCATAGCTGTAGATATCTGTGAATTTGATTGCCCAAGCTGGTACAAAGCCACTTGAAGGTTTACTCGACCGAGCAAAGAAGCCACGGTGTATTCCCCCATCACCACGGCGATGCCAATAAATCCGGCCGACAATATGCTCTGCCAAAGATTTGGTAACAGGATCTTGAAAAATAGAACAGGCCAAGATGCTCCCAATGAGCGTGAAGCTTCCGTTAGCGTACGCATATCAACTGAACGCATCCCTACAGCAAGTGCCCTATACGAAAATGGCATGACCAAAATCGTATATGCGAAACACAGCCATATTGGATCAGTCGAAAGCACATCTGCTGAAATCCACCGATAAATTGGACCTAAACCTACCACTAGTACAATTGCGGGAATAGTCAAGGGTAAGGTACTCACCCACTCCACTAAACGAGCCAATTTCGGCGAACGTAGATACGTAATCACCATTACGGGGATTAGCAAAACCAACACCATCAGCACCGTAACTACGCATAACGCGAGTGATACACCTAAACCTTGCCACAGAATCGACATATCTGTTCCTAGTGAATCTCCACTGCCAGTGAATATTGCCTTCCACGCGTCTAGACCCCATTGCCCTGAAAGTGGTTGGCGAACGGTGAACAACAACATAGCGAGCAGGGGCACTAGCAAGAAGGCTAAAACCACCAGCAAGATAACCGCTTTTATGATTCGTTGCTTGCGTACTCGTGCTGCTCGCAGTTGAGGGGCAGGAGCGTTGATAATTGCCGATGGTGAAGAATCCTCAGATTTTCTGTTGTGAGTTGTCAGAATTGTAGATGTTGTTACTGCCATTTTGCGAAACTCTTCTCAAATGCATGACTGAGTACCATCACCACTGCCACAACAACGATCATTGCAAATGCCAATACTTGTGCAAATCCTTGCTGTCCCGGGTCCATCTCGTTACGAATGGCGCCCTGAATCATCAACGGAACAATAATCGAGCGTTGAGAGAACAGCGCAGCAGCAGTGGCATATGCAGAGAAACTGTTAGCAAAGAGCAGCAGCGTGGCACTAATAAATCGAGGCAACAGGATTGGGCAGGCAACACTGGTCCAATATTGCCAACTGTTTGCGCCTAATGATTCTGAGGCTTCTCTCCACTGTGGACGTATCGAGTCCATTGCGGGTAGAAAGGTAATAATCATCAGAGGAATCTGAAAATAGCAATACACGGTAATCAAGCCTGGAAGACTCGAAAGCCAATTTGGGCTCACCGTGATATGGAAAAATTGCTGCAACATCATCGTGACCACGCCGTTGATGCCAATAGTTGCAATGAAAGCGAAAGCCAGCATAACACCGCCAAACTGCGCGAGCACAGAGCACAAAGCAACGATAATGCGCCGAATTACTCCATCTGGTTTTGCACCAATAACTAGCGCATATGCCACTAAGGCCCCTGCTATAGCGCCAATCACAGCCGAGAGAATAGACACTAAGATAGATGTGCAAAAAGACTCCAGAGTGTTGGCCTGTGTGAGTTTGCTGAAATTGTCGAGAGTGAACGCGTTGGTAGGCGACAGAAATGCTCCGACAATGACAATTCCCGTGGGCAATATCAGGAATGCTGCTACATACGAGAAAAAAGGTATGGTGACTGCTGCAGTGCCGAGACTTCTTCGACGAGCAGGGCTCATAGCACGCGAACGAACAGCCCTTTCTAGGGGCCGTCCGTTATTTGCTGAGATGGAACTCATACTTCAGTTACCGATCGTCTTATCCCAGTTGCTTTGAAGCCATGCCGTGATGCGTGTTGAGTCATCATTCGTGTAGGAAATCGTATCTCCCTCAAGCTGGGTCTGATCTGCGAGAATATCCTTGTCAACGGTGCCATCTTTTTCCATAGCTGACAGCAGTACTGGCGTAGCGCCACCCTTCAACCATAGATTCTGTGCATCGGCCGTGTACAAAAACTCTTCCCACAGACGAGCTGCTGCCGGGTGTGGGGCTTCTTTGTTAACAGCCTGGTTGTAATAAGAAACAACCTGAGCCTTCGGGAAGGTTTTATACTCCCAATCAACGCCTTTGGATTTGAGGCTCTTCTTGTAAGATGCCTGATTATACGTCCAGTCAAATACCACTCCGGTTTGTCCTGAATCAATAGTGCCGTCGGTCACATCTACCTGAGTCAGGTTTCCTTTGTCTTTCAAATTCTTGAAGAAATCCAAACCGGGTTGCAAGTTTGTCAGGCTTCCACCAGAAAGTGCGTTGGCCATTAAGAATCCGTTGAATGCAGCACCAGCCTCGGCGGGTTTACCATTCAACGCAACAGTTCCTGCGAATTTAGTATCCAACAAATCGTCGAGGGAACTTATGGAACCGTACTTGTCCTTGTTCCAACCGACTGACATAATCCCGGTATAACCGGCATGATACAAACCTGTGGAGTCCTTGAGACTATCAGGAATTGAATCCCATGCTTGAACCTTATATGGAGCAAAATACTGTGTGCTGGTTGCTGCTACAGCGAGACCAACATCAACCACATCGGGGGCCGCATCCGTTCCAGCATTAGTCTTAATCGCATCAATCTCTTCTTTTGAAGAAGCATTTGGATTAGATTCATTAACCTTGATTTTCGGGTATTTCTTCTTGAACGCGGAGATTACCTCACCATAATTCGACCAGTCATGTGGTAGAGCAATAACGTTGAGCGCCCCCTCAGCATTGGCTGCCTTCACTAGATCATCCATAGTGCCAAAATCGGAAAGCGAAGTAGCTGATGCAGCTTTGGAATCGGCTGTTGAAGTGCTACCTGCCGATGCTGTGCTGGCAGAACCTGATCCACAGGCTGCAAGCGTGGAAACAGAGAGCATAACGGCCACTGAAACCGTCATAAGCTTACGCAGAGATTTCACGACATTCCTTTCGAAACATAACGGGAAGGCCAGGCTTGCATCCTCAATTTGCGCAGGTTGCATTCGTCTCATCATCTTCCTAGTCAAAGGCGCATGGTGCACCTTTATTCCCCAAATCAGGAGATTAGGTCGACACAGTGAAGGTTAGGGGTTAGCAACATGAACGCTTCGCGTCATTTGAGTATCCTCAAGTGAACTTTTAGGGAGCACAATTGTAGGCGGGCGATTTGTGTAGGGATTTGTCAGCATATTGACGCTATTGTGTATACACAAAGATTGCAATTTCAACGATTAACCACGCTATACAGATCTGGTGCGGTCACAAATCCCTACACAAACGAATATAGGCACCTTTTCAGTGCCATCCAGCGTATCAACAGACCATGTTTAACATGCTTAACACGCTTTAGCGCAGTACACCTTCGATGAGCTTAGTAATCAGCTCTGTATAGCTGACACCCGTAGCATCCCAAGCCTTGGAATACATGGAGATAGGAGTAAAACCTGGCATAGTGTTAATCTCGTTGACCATCACTTCTCCATCATCACTAACAAAAGTGTCAACTCGGCTGAGCCCTTTGCCATCCACTGCCGCAAAAGCATGTGCAGCTAGGTCTCGCACCTGCTGCAAGGTATCTGCAGGAAGATGTGCAGGTACCTCAACATGCGATGCCTCAGCATCTCTATATTTGCTATCGAAATCGTAGAAGGACTCATTGTCCTCTTCGCGACTGTCGAGCACCACTTCGCCTGGCAAGCTTGTAGAGACTGGATCTAGTGCGGAAGGTTTCAATACGGCACACTCAATTTCGCGTCCGCTAATACCCTCTTCAACTAGCACTCTCCAGTCATGAGTAGATGCTTCAAGCAGAGCAGACATCAGTTCTGCTGCATCTCCTACGTGCTCAATTTTCGTCACACCAAAACTTGACCCTGCGCGAGAAGGTTTAACGAAAAGTGGATAATGCAAATGCGCATCTGCAATGTTTGCCAACACTTGCTGAGCAAATTGCTTCTTGCCCTGATCAGTATTGGGAATTTCTCTCGTATCAACAGTGATCCATGGCGCAACACCGATACCAGAAGCTCTCAGTAGCACTTTCGTAAAATGTTTATCCATGCACGCAGCAGAGGCGAACACGCCACATCCTACGTAGGGCACATCCATCATCTCAAGTAGCCCTTGCACAGTTCCATCTTCGCCGAAGGGACCGTGCAAAACTGGAAATACTGCATCAACATGTCCAAGCGGAGTGACTTTATTCTGAGATGAAAGGGTAGGAAAGCTTGTCGTCTCGGCATCGTTATTCCCGATTAAATCACTATGCTCACCGACCATGAAACCGTCAGCACCACGTGCCACATCCAATAGAATAGGTTGAGAATTCTCAGTTATTTCTACACTTGGCAGACTTTCATCGTCGAGACTCCAGCCGCGAGGATCTTCACCGTTAATAATCCACTGCCCACTGCGAGTAATACCAACAGTCACGACATCGAAACGATTGGTATCGATAGCATTAAGCACACCAGATGCTGAGACGCAGGAGATTGGATGCTCATCCGCTCGACCACCGTATAAGACCACAATCCGCTTCTTTGGCATGACGCTCCTTCATCGACAATTGCGCAACCGCAACATGTTCCCAGCTGTTAGAAAGATTACCCCTCACCCACCAACCGTAGGGTTAAGAACGACGTCATCCACAACTTCAGCACGTAGAACGAGGAGACACGCTGCAGGCACTCACTCTGCGGAAATATCCGATGCGAACAACTCATCAAGCATCTGCCCACAAGACAGACCCTCACTGAGGACGCGACTCATCGCGCTCGCTAAGGGTGTTGCAACACCAAGTTTCTTGCCCAGATCTGCCATAGCTGTTGTGGTAGGTACGCCTTCAGCGACACCATTACTTGCTTTCGTGGCTTCTTCTGGAGACATACCTTTGCCAAGGTTCGATCCAAACGTGTAGTTTCTACTCAGCGGTGAACCACAAGTAGCAATCAAATCGCCTACGCCTGCCAAGCCTGCGAAAGTATGTTCCTGCGCTCCACTTGCCACACCTAAAGCTATCAGTTCTGCAAGTCCACGGGTCTGTACCAGCGCAGCAGTGTTCTCACCATATCCAGCACCTCTACACATGCCTACAGCAAGAGCTACCACGTTTTTTAACGATCCACACAGTTCAAGTCCTACCACGTCAGGGGATGTATATGCCTTGAAATAGCTTGTCGTGCAAGCTGAAGCAACTTTGCGAGCAACATCAGGCGAAGCAGATGCAACAACTGTTGCGCTTGGTTGTTTTGCAGCAACTTCTTTACTGAGATTTGGTCCTGATACTGCAGCAAAACGCTCTGAGGAAAGCTGCAAAGATTCACGCACCACCTCGTCCATTCTGGCTCCTGTGCTGCGCTCAATGCCTTTCATTAATGACACTACAACAGCGTTATTGGGTATGAATGGAGCAAATTGCTTAAGAGCGCCACGAGCAAATTGTGCTGCAATCGCCACAACAATAATGTCCGCATCCTGTACCGCTTCTGCACGATCAGTGCTGGCGACCATCGAATCCGGTAGACGATCCACACTCGGCAAACGTGAACTATTCCGGTGATTGGTATTGATGTCTTCAACAATTTCTGGTTCTAAGCCCCACATCGTGACCGAATTGCCAGCGTCTGCCAAAACCTGACCGAATGTGGTTCCCCAGGCACCCGCACCCAACACACTTACGTTCATTTTGTCGCTCCAAACAGAAAGCGTCGCATACGGCACTTCCCAACTTTTATGTTCATTTCTGGTCGATTGAGCTGATTAGGCTATCCCAATATTGACTATTACCTTAGGCATTTGATGAATTTATCGCGCTTGACGAGTCATGGTGGGATAGTCCCAGAGCCCCTCTGGAGGTGGTTCTTCACCACGAATCTCCACCATAATTTCTTCCATGCGGCTTCGCACACGATGAGCAAGCTCAATCACTGACGCAATAGGTGGCTCATCACCCCAATCGCTAACATCACTGAGCAGATCTGCATAATCCAGTGCTACGTCATAGCAGAGCACCACATTTTTACGTGGCCAAGGCCACCAATGATTAATTGAAGCTGCACCCCAAGTTACTGCCACATGCAGTGGAATCTGTTTACCTAAACGACGGGAAGCTTCTAAAGCAATATATCCAATGCCAGGTTTCAGCGTCATTGGCCACTTCGCTGGATCACGAGTAACCGTTCCTTCTGGCCAAACTGTAAGCGGACGTCCTGAAGCAATGATGTTAATGGATTCTTCTTCGATCACACGAGCCTGACCAGTACGTCGTGGAACTGCTTGCATACCTACCAACTGAAACCACTTGCCGATGACAGGCCAGCCAGCCATCTCGGCTTTGGCCATATACCGCGGGCGCCGACCCATGTGGAATAACGACATCATCGGTATAAACACGTCGAATTGAGTCACATGCGTGGCAGCAGTAATAAATGTGTCAGTCTCAGGAACATTCTCCAGTCCCCACGCTCGCACTTTACAACTGTTACGAACAACCCATGTGGCACCCGCGAGTAAGCGATCCGTATCTTTGGGATTCTGGGCTGCGATCTCAGCGACATTAGGACGATGAACCCCCGTAGGGTAATACTGCGTGGGGTCCACAAGCTGATGTCGTTCACGAAGTCTGTCCATCTGCACATCATCAAGAGGCTTCACAGCAGAACGCGGAGAAGGTTTTCCTTTGGATACCATATCTCTATTGTGCCCTATGCCCCGACCCAACGGCACGAACTATGCGGAGATATCGGAGAAACCATACACAGATTCAGGAAATATCAGCTCCCAAAGCACTGAGTTTCTCACGGAAATCTTCGTATCCACGATCAATTAGCGAGATTCCATGAACGGTTGACGGACCTGTTGCAGTGAGCGCGGCGATGAGGTGGCTGAACCCTCCACGCAGATCTGGCACGTCGATATCTTGTCCGGTTAATGGTGTCGGCCCGAATATGACAGCGGAGTGCTCGAAATTGCGCTGTTGGAAACGGCATGGCAATGAACCGAGGCATTCACGATACAGCTGAATCGTGGCTCCCATTGAGATTAAAGGCTTAGTAAAACCGAAACGATTCTCATACACGGTCTCGTGAACGATGCTCAAACCTTTGGCTTGTGTAAGTGCAACTACAAGTGGCTGCTGCCAATCCGTCATAAAACCAGGATGCACATCTGTTTCGATTGCTACAGGTTTCAAATCACCGCCAGGGTGCCAAAAACGTATACCCCGATCACTGATGTCGAACTCTCCACCAATTTTGCGAAACACGTTAAGGAAGGTCATCATCGAAGGCTGATCGGCTCCCTCAACAAATATGTCGCCATGAGTAGCCAGTGCGGCAGAAGCCCAGCTAGCTCCTTCAATACGATCAGGTAATGAAGTATGCGTGTATCCCTTAAGTGCTTTAACACCCTCAATACGAATCGTACGGTCTACGTCAACAGAAATCTGAGCACCCATCTTTTGTAGCACAGCTACTAGGTCCATAATCTCCGGTTCTGTAGCAGCACCAGAAAGCTCAGTTTTGCCCTCAGCCAACACAGCAGCAAGCAAGGTCTGCTCCGTAGCACCAACCGATGGATACGGAAGATGAATCTTTGCCCCGTGCAAGCCCTCAGGAGCAGTAATATGAATTCCTGCCTCATGCTCTTTATCGACTTGAGCTCCAAGCCGTCGAAGAGTTTCCAGATGAAAATCAATCGGACGACTCCCAATGCGACATCCACCTAAGGCCGGAATGAACGCTTCGCCAAGACGATGCAGTAACGGTCCAGAAAACAGGATAGGAATCCTTGACGAGCCTGAAAGAGTATCCACATCTGCAACATCTGCGAGCTCAACATGGCTCGCATCAATGGTGACCACACCCTCTTTTGACTGCACATCAACACCG from the Bifidobacterium sp. genome contains:
- the murA gene encoding UDP-N-acetylglucosamine 1-carboxyvinyltransferase codes for the protein MASVEPERDVLHVVGGKPLEGTIKVRGAKNFVSKAMVAALLAPGVSTLKNVPEIRDVQVVSDLLRLHGVGVDVQSKEGVVTIDASHVELADVADVDTLSGSSRIPILFSGPLLHRLGEAFIPALGGCRIGSRPIDFHLETLRRLGAQVDKEHEAGIHITAPEGLHGAKIHLPYPSVGATEQTLLAAVLAEGKTELSGAATEPEIMDLVAVLQKMGAQISVDVDRTIRIEGVKALKGYTHTSLPDRIEGASWASAALATHGDIFVEGADQPSMMTFLNVFRKIGGEFDISDRGIRFWHPGGDLKPVAIETDVHPGFMTDWQQPLVVALTQAKGLSIVHETVYENRFGFTKPLISMGATIQLYRECLGSLPCRFQQRNFEHSAVIFGPTPLTGQDIDVPDLRGGFSHLIAALTATGPSTVHGISLIDRGYEDFREKLSALGADIS